In Bryobacteraceae bacterium, the following proteins share a genomic window:
- the glyS gene encoding glycine--tRNA ligase subunit beta, giving the protein MARLKFLLEIGSEEIPDWMIPAALEHLSKTFGALLERHKLKGKVSWVDATPRRLVLAADGLEARQADSVDLISGPPKSAGEGAAQGFARKNGVTVEQLETVSTAKGEYFALRKQVAGRDTAEILAAELPALILGIPWPKTMFWTKKGGPRFIRPLRWIVALLGKDVVKFEVAGIAAGEVSQGHRVFGKKKVKVSIAGYEKAMERNGVVVRAAERRHRIESAIAAILEGTGLAVKQDAALLETLVYLTEQPAPILGGFDRSYLGLPAEVLVTVMRHHQKQFSVAAADGSLAPNFIAVMNVPSDPEGLVVSGNERVLRARFNDARFFWEVDQHRTLAERMEDLKNVTYQRELGSYHAKTERVAAVTAELGGGEHARRAALLAKCDLTTEMVKEFTDLQGIVGGLYARAQGEPEAVAAAIYDHYKPLSMEDSIPATADSRIVALADKLDTLRSAFGVGMEVTGSKDPFALRRAAQGVIKILVEGGMATPFSSLAGGDARLHEFLLDRVRYYFREIRGFAYDEVNAVLAAGITTLVDVLARLEAIRAVRPTPDFEPLAASFKRIGNILAQANHSGGAVDASFLAEEPERALHEAARGVASRQAAGSYEERLAAIASLRPAVDLFFDKVLVNAPDERVRANRLALLDGLKREFSRIADFSEIVTG; this is encoded by the coding sequence ATGGCTCGGCTGAAGTTTCTTTTGGAGATCGGGAGCGAAGAGATTCCCGATTGGATGATTCCCGCCGCGCTCGAACACCTGAGCAAGACGTTCGGCGCGTTGCTCGAACGGCACAAACTCAAGGGCAAGGTTTCCTGGGTGGATGCGACGCCGCGCCGGCTGGTGCTGGCCGCCGACGGGTTGGAAGCCCGTCAGGCCGATAGCGTCGATCTGATCAGCGGCCCCCCGAAGTCGGCCGGCGAAGGCGCTGCGCAGGGATTCGCGCGCAAGAATGGCGTCACCGTCGAACAGCTCGAGACCGTTTCGACGGCCAAGGGCGAATACTTCGCGCTGCGGAAACAGGTGGCCGGACGCGACACCGCCGAGATCCTCGCGGCGGAACTGCCGGCGCTGATTCTCGGCATTCCATGGCCGAAAACGATGTTCTGGACGAAGAAGGGCGGTCCGCGATTCATCCGGCCGCTCCGATGGATCGTCGCGCTGCTCGGCAAAGACGTGGTGAAGTTCGAGGTCGCCGGAATCGCCGCCGGCGAAGTTTCGCAGGGCCATCGCGTGTTCGGGAAGAAGAAGGTGAAGGTCTCCATTGCCGGATATGAGAAGGCGATGGAACGGAACGGTGTGGTGGTGCGCGCTGCCGAGCGGCGCCACCGGATCGAAAGCGCGATCGCGGCGATCCTCGAGGGCACGGGCCTCGCCGTGAAACAGGATGCGGCGCTGCTCGAAACGCTCGTGTACCTTACCGAACAGCCGGCCCCGATCCTGGGCGGCTTCGACCGTTCGTATCTCGGACTGCCGGCCGAGGTCCTGGTGACCGTCATGCGGCATCACCAGAAGCAGTTTTCCGTCGCTGCGGCCGATGGGTCGCTCGCGCCGAACTTCATCGCCGTGATGAACGTGCCGTCGGATCCCGAAGGGCTCGTCGTTTCCGGCAACGAGCGTGTGCTCCGCGCGCGCTTTAACGATGCGCGCTTCTTCTGGGAAGTGGACCAGCACCGCACTCTCGCCGAGCGCATGGAAGATCTGAAAAACGTCACCTACCAGCGCGAACTCGGTTCGTATCACGCGAAGACCGAACGCGTGGCGGCGGTGACCGCCGAATTGGGCGGCGGCGAACACGCACGCCGCGCCGCGCTGCTCGCAAAATGCGATCTCACCACCGAAATGGTGAAGGAGTTCACCGATCTCCAGGGGATCGTCGGCGGGCTCTACGCCCGCGCGCAAGGCGAACCGGAAGCCGTTGCCGCCGCCATCTACGACCACTACAAGCCGCTCAGCATGGAGGATTCCATCCCGGCGACGGCCGACAGCCGGATCGTGGCGCTCGCTGACAAGCTCGATACCCTCCGGTCGGCGTTCGGCGTCGGCATGGAGGTCACTGGCTCGAAAGACCCCTTCGCGCTGCGACGCGCGGCGCAGGGCGTCATCAAGATCCTCGTCGAAGGCGGAATGGCCACTCCGTTTTCGTCGCTTGCCGGCGGCGACGCCCGGCTCCACGAGTTTCTGCTCGACCGCGTGCGCTACTACTTCCGCGAGATCCGCGGCTTCGCCTACGACGAAGTCAACGCGGTGCTCGCCGCCGGCATCACCACGCTTGTGGACGTGCTGGCCCGGCTCGAGGCGATTCGCGCTGTGCGTCCCACGCCGGACTTTGAGCCGCTGGCGGCGTCGTTCAAGCGCATCGGCAATATCCTCGCGCAGGCGAATCATTCCGGCGGCGCCGTGGATGCATCGTTCCTCGCCGAAGAGCCGGAACGGGCGCTGCACGAGGCGGCGCGGGGCGTGGCCTCGCGTCAGGCGGCGGGGTCGTACGAGGAGCGGCTGGCCGCAATCGCGAGCCTCCGCCCGGCTGTGGATCTGTTTTTCGACAAGGTTCTGGTGAATGCCCCGGATGAGCGCGTGCGCGCCAACCGGCTGGCGTTGCTCGATGGGTTGAAGCGCGAATTCTCGCGCATCGCGGATTTTTCCGAAATCGTCACAGGGTAA
- the ppdK gene encoding pyruvate, phosphate dikinase, whose product MSKHVYAFGGGAADGDGSMKDVLGGKGSGLAEMSKAGVPVPPGFTVSTNVCNIYFENKGKVPTEIDDEMWTALNKLENRMGQRLGDTDNPLLLSVRSGAKFSMPGMMNTILNLGMNDDTVAALANKTGNPRFAYDCYRRFIQMFGEVALNVEMEHFDHIFDSRKAKVKAKLDTQLSADDLKAIIKDYLALVKKDTRKEFPQNTRDQLVMARDAVFRSWWNPKACYYRKMEKIPDEIGTAANVQVMVFGNMGEGSGTGVGFTRDPATGERVLYGEYLINAQGEDVVAGIRTPEPISHLERDMPEVFKQLVEITTSLERHYKDMQDFEFTIQEGKLYMLQTRNGKRTGKAAVRVAVEMAEEKLIDKKTAVLRVAPNQLDQLLHPVFEDASLKKLTKLTTGIAASPGAAVGRIAFSADDAVEAAAKSPVVLVRKETTPDDIHGMDVAKGILTAIGGKSSHAAVVARGMGRPCIVGASSIAINEKAKTATVAVGGKKVTVKEGDWISIDGTTGEVFVGQAATREPDVHSDQLGKFMDWADSFRGKFGVRANADIPRDAKVARNFGAQGIGLCRTEHMFFAEDRLPFVQAMILARDEKTRKKALAKLQPMQRKDFAGLFTAMNGYPVVIRTLDPPLHEFLPKRENLMVDIARLPYVKGKEKKEIADRYNVKAGDLKKYLHELLERVEELHEFNPMLGHRGCRLGISYPEITEMQARAIFEAVVQVHKKGVKVIPEVMIPLIGSAAELAHQKDIVVKAAEEILGAAGIRKEVHYMVGTMIEIPRAALTADKVAEQAQFFSFGTNDLTQTAMGLSRDDYTKFSPKYEDLKIFKADPFGVLDREGVGKLVKMAVDAGRTTRPNLEVGICGEHGGEPSSVEFCYQVGMDYVSCSPYRVPIARLAAAQAAILAAGADKAEAARTA is encoded by the coding sequence ATGAGTAAGCATGTCTACGCGTTCGGCGGCGGAGCGGCCGACGGCGACGGATCGATGAAAGACGTCCTCGGCGGCAAGGGCTCGGGCCTCGCCGAGATGTCGAAGGCCGGCGTTCCGGTGCCCCCGGGCTTCACCGTTTCCACCAACGTCTGCAACATCTACTTCGAGAACAAGGGCAAGGTGCCGACCGAGATTGACGACGAGATGTGGACCGCGCTCAACAAGCTAGAGAACCGCATGGGGCAGCGGCTTGGCGACACCGACAATCCGCTCCTGCTGAGCGTGCGCTCCGGCGCCAAGTTCTCCATGCCCGGCATGATGAACACCATCCTGAACCTCGGCATGAACGACGACACCGTGGCCGCGCTGGCGAACAAGACGGGCAACCCGCGCTTCGCCTACGACTGCTACCGCCGCTTCATCCAGATGTTCGGCGAGGTCGCTCTCAACGTCGAAATGGAGCACTTCGATCACATCTTCGATTCCCGCAAGGCGAAGGTGAAGGCGAAGCTCGACACCCAGCTCTCGGCCGACGATCTGAAGGCGATCATCAAGGATTACCTCGCGCTGGTGAAGAAGGACACCAGGAAGGAATTCCCGCAAAACACCCGCGACCAGTTGGTGATGGCGCGCGACGCCGTCTTCCGGAGCTGGTGGAATCCCAAGGCCTGCTACTACCGGAAGATGGAAAAGATCCCGGATGAGATCGGAACCGCGGCCAACGTGCAGGTGATGGTGTTCGGCAATATGGGCGAAGGCTCGGGCACCGGCGTCGGCTTCACGCGCGACCCGGCCACCGGCGAGCGCGTCCTTTACGGCGAGTACCTCATCAACGCCCAGGGCGAAGACGTCGTCGCCGGCATCCGCACGCCGGAGCCGATTTCGCACCTCGAGCGCGATATGCCCGAGGTCTTCAAGCAACTCGTCGAAATCACGACGAGCCTCGAGCGCCACTACAAGGACATGCAGGACTTCGAGTTCACCATCCAGGAAGGGAAGCTGTACATGCTGCAGACCCGGAACGGAAAGCGGACCGGGAAGGCCGCCGTCCGCGTCGCGGTCGAGATGGCCGAGGAAAAGCTGATCGACAAGAAGACCGCCGTGCTGCGCGTGGCGCCCAACCAGCTCGATCAACTGCTCCACCCGGTGTTCGAAGACGCTTCTCTGAAGAAACTCACCAAGCTGACCACCGGCATCGCCGCCTCGCCGGGCGCGGCCGTCGGGCGGATCGCCTTCAGCGCCGACGACGCCGTGGAAGCCGCGGCGAAGTCGCCCGTCGTGCTGGTGCGCAAGGAGACCACGCCGGACGACATTCACGGCATGGACGTCGCCAAGGGCATCCTCACCGCCATCGGCGGGAAGAGCTCGCACGCCGCCGTTGTGGCCCGCGGCATGGGCCGCCCGTGCATCGTCGGCGCGAGTTCCATCGCCATCAACGAGAAAGCGAAGACGGCCACGGTCGCCGTCGGCGGGAAGAAAGTCACCGTGAAGGAAGGCGACTGGATTTCGATCGATGGGACCACCGGCGAGGTCTTCGTCGGCCAAGCCGCCACGCGCGAGCCGGATGTCCACTCCGATCAACTAGGCAAATTCATGGACTGGGCCGACAGCTTCCGCGGCAAGTTCGGCGTTCGTGCTAACGCCGACATCCCGCGCGACGCGAAGGTGGCGCGTAACTTCGGCGCCCAAGGCATCGGTCTCTGCCGCACCGAGCACATGTTCTTCGCGGAAGACCGGCTTCCGTTCGTGCAGGCGATGATCCTGGCGCGCGACGAGAAGACGCGCAAGAAGGCTCTGGCCAAGCTCCAGCCCATGCAGCGCAAGGACTTCGCCGGCCTGTTCACGGCCATGAACGGCTATCCTGTGGTGATCCGCACGCTCGATCCGCCGCTCCACGAGTTCCTGCCCAAGCGCGAGAACCTGATGGTGGATATCGCCCGGCTGCCCTACGTGAAGGGTAAGGAGAAGAAGGAAATCGCCGACCGCTACAACGTGAAAGCCGGCGATCTCAAGAAGTATCTGCACGAACTGCTTGAACGCGTTGAAGAACTGCACGAGTTCAACCCGATGCTGGGCCACCGCGGCTGTCGCCTGGGTATCTCGTATCCCGAGATCACCGAGATGCAGGCGCGCGCGATCTTCGAAGCCGTCGTGCAAGTGCACAAGAAGGGCGTCAAGGTGATTCCCGAGGTGATGATTCCGCTGATCGGTTCGGCGGCGGAGCTGGCCCATCAGAAGGACATCGTCGTGAAGGCGGCCGAGGAGATCCTTGGCGCGGCGGGCATCCGGAAGGAGGTCCACTACATGGTCGGCACGATGATCGAAATCCCGCGCGCCGCGCTGACCGCCGATAAGGTCGCCGAGCAGGCGCAGTTCTTCAGCTTCGGCACCAACGACCTTACGCAGACCGCCATGGGCCTCTCCCGCGACGACTACACGAAGTTCTCGCCGAAGTACGAAGACCTGAAGATCTTCAAGGCGGATCCGTTCGGCGTACTCGATCGCGAGGGCGTGGGCAAGCTCGTGAAGATGGCGGTGGATGCCGGCCGCACCACGCGTCCGAACCTGGAAGTGGGCATCTGCGGCGAGCACGGCGGCGAGCCAAGCTCGGTCGAGTTCTGCTACCAGGTGGGCATGGACTACGTTTCCTGCTCGCCCTACCGCGTGCCGATCGCCCGGCTGGCGGCGGCGCAGGCGGCCATCCTCGCCGCGGGCGCTGACAAGGCCGAAGCGGCTCGCACGGCCTAG
- a CDS encoding fumarylacetoacetate hydrolase family protein — protein MKRRDLLALAATSLAAQAQPAGVTRYVRFRKGSSGPTYGVLAGEAIRELKGNLFENPAETGATHKLADVKLLYPVRPTKVLALAGNYQSHLGKAAPRTNPEPFYKPLTCLQNPGDPILIPKDATDVHFECELVIVIGKRTKGVSAAQARDYIFGITCGNDVSERIWQNDPKVKDVQWWRAKGADTFGPVGPAIARGLDYSNLTIQTRLNGNVMQKDSTSHLVHGPAETVSFISQYVMLMPGDLIFTGTPGKTSPMKPGDVVEVEIEGVGILKNPVRAA, from the coding sequence ATGAAACGCCGCGACCTTCTCGCCCTCGCCGCCACCTCCCTCGCCGCACAGGCCCAGCCGGCCGGTGTCACCAGGTACGTCCGCTTCCGCAAAGGATCGTCCGGACCCACCTACGGCGTCCTTGCCGGAGAAGCCATCCGCGAGTTGAAGGGCAACCTGTTCGAGAACCCGGCCGAAACCGGAGCCACACACAAGCTCGCCGACGTGAAACTGCTCTACCCCGTCCGCCCGACCAAGGTCCTGGCGCTCGCTGGCAATTACCAGAGCCACCTCGGGAAAGCCGCGCCCCGGACCAATCCCGAGCCTTTCTACAAGCCCCTGACCTGTCTCCAGAACCCCGGCGACCCGATCCTCATCCCGAAAGACGCCACCGACGTCCACTTCGAATGCGAACTGGTGATCGTAATTGGAAAGCGCACCAAGGGCGTCTCCGCCGCGCAGGCCCGCGACTACATCTTCGGCATCACCTGCGGGAACGACGTTTCCGAGCGCATCTGGCAGAACGATCCCAAGGTGAAAGACGTCCAGTGGTGGCGCGCCAAGGGCGCCGACACTTTCGGCCCCGTCGGTCCGGCGATCGCCCGCGGCCTCGACTACTCGAACCTCACCATTCAAACGCGCCTCAACGGCAACGTGATGCAGAAGGACTCCACCTCGCACCTCGTTCACGGCCCTGCCGAAACGGTCAGCTTCATCAGTCAATACGTCATGCTGATGCCCGGCGACCTCATCTTCACCGGCACTCCGGGCAAGACGTCGCCGATGAAGCCCGGCGATGTCGTTGAAGTGGAAATCGAAGGCGTCGGCATTCTGAAGAACCCCGTCCGCGCCGCCTGA
- a CDS encoding glycine--tRNA ligase subunit alpha, whose protein sequence is MDSFQTLIFKLKKYWSDRGCILQEPFDMEVGAGTMCPETFLRVLGPDPYRVAYVQPSRRPADGRYGENPNRLYKHQQLQVILKPTPDDVIDLYLGSLEAIGIDLKKHDIKFEEDNWESPTLGAWGIGWQVMLDGLEITQFTYFQQCGGIDLDLAPAELTYGLERIAAFLQGKESIYEIEWAPGFTYADVRFADEQQLSVYNFEMAGVPTLWQLFDLHEKECQRLIDGFAASQAKDRYPLLATYEHVLKCSNLFNLLDARGAISVTERVGVIGRVRKLAVGTAQLWMAQQYPAGEAAA, encoded by the coding sequence ATGGACTCCTTTCAAACCCTGATTTTCAAATTGAAGAAATACTGGTCCGACCGCGGCTGTATTCTTCAGGAACCCTTCGACATGGAGGTGGGCGCGGGCACCATGTGCCCCGAAACGTTCCTCCGCGTGCTCGGTCCCGATCCCTACCGCGTCGCCTATGTCCAGCCCAGCCGGCGTCCCGCCGACGGGCGCTACGGCGAGAATCCCAACCGGCTCTATAAACACCAGCAGTTGCAGGTGATCCTCAAGCCTACGCCGGACGACGTGATCGACCTCTACCTCGGGAGCCTCGAAGCCATCGGCATCGATCTCAAGAAACACGACATCAAGTTCGAAGAGGACAACTGGGAATCGCCCACGCTCGGCGCCTGGGGCATCGGGTGGCAGGTGATGCTCGACGGGCTCGAAATCACTCAGTTCACCTACTTCCAGCAATGCGGCGGCATCGATCTCGATCTCGCGCCCGCCGAGTTGACCTACGGCCTCGAACGCATCGCGGCGTTCCTGCAGGGCAAGGAGAGCATCTACGAGATCGAGTGGGCCCCCGGCTTCACCTACGCCGACGTCCGCTTCGCCGATGAACAGCAGCTTTCCGTCTATAACTTCGAAATGGCCGGCGTCCCCACGCTCTGGCAGTTATTCGATCTTCACGAGAAAGAGTGCCAGCGGCTCATCGACGGATTCGCGGCCAGCCAGGCCAAGGATCGCTACCCGCTGCTTGCCACCTATGAGCACGTGCTCAAATGCTCGAACCTCTTCAACCTGCTCGACGCGCGCGGGGCGATCTCGGTCACCGAGCGTGTCGGCGTCATCGGCCGCGTCCGCAAGCTCGCCGTCGGTACGGCGCAACTGTGGATGGCGCAGCAGTATCCGGCCGGGGAGGCGGCGGCTTAG
- a CDS encoding carbonic anhydrase, whose amino-acid sequence MKKLIEGIEKFQTDVYPRKRSLFMDLAASQNPRWLFITCSDSRIDPSLLTQTHPGELFICRNAGNIVPAFGHPGGITATIEYAVMALDVRHIVVCGHSDCGAMKGVLYPDAVKHMPAVAEWLTFGASARMMVEENFAHLEGAEKLRVLTEQNVIAQIDNLRTHPSVGARMRQGRLDIHGWMYDIGTGGVCEYSRTRDEFIELKVDRADELYGSGVFR is encoded by the coding sequence GTGAAAAAGCTGATCGAAGGTATTGAGAAGTTTCAGACTGACGTCTATCCCCGGAAACGGTCGTTGTTCATGGACCTCGCGGCCTCGCAAAACCCGCGCTGGCTGTTCATCACCTGCTCCGATTCCCGCATTGACCCGTCGCTGCTCACCCAGACGCATCCGGGCGAACTGTTCATCTGCCGGAACGCTGGCAACATCGTGCCCGCGTTCGGCCACCCCGGCGGCATCACCGCCACCATCGAGTACGCCGTGATGGCGCTCGACGTCCGCCACATCGTCGTCTGCGGCCATTCCGATTGCGGCGCCATGAAAGGCGTCCTCTATCCGGACGCCGTGAAACACATGCCGGCGGTAGCCGAGTGGCTCACGTTCGGCGCGAGCGCAAGGATGATGGTGGAGGAAAACTTCGCCCACCTCGAAGGCGCGGAAAAGCTGCGCGTGCTCACTGAGCAGAACGTGATCGCCCAGATCGACAACCTGCGCACCCACCCGAGCGTCGGCGCGCGGATGCGGCAGGGCCGGCTCGACATTCACGGCTGGATGTACGACATCGGCACCGGAGGCGTCTGCGAGTACAGCCGGACGCGGGACGAGTTCATCGAGTTGAAAGTGGACCGCGCGGACGAACTGTACGGCTCGGGGGTTTTTCGCTAG
- the recO gene encoding DNA repair protein RecO: MSARVSESIVLRTYALREADLIVSFFTRDLGKLRGVARRARKPGNRFGSGLERLSHIRMYYFHRENRDLDSLDSCELIHSRFGLAGDYELSVGMDFVAEVADHLLPAGEANERYFRLLLAVTGRLAGGDGDSRRRLWEAVNYFTLWSVRLGGFLAPMELSDEEQAIAEEMLRTPLDRLTPRAWSRQTAARLRRQLVSSIEQHIERRLITTQYLETL; encoded by the coding sequence ATGTCCGCCAGGGTGAGCGAATCGATCGTTCTGAGGACGTATGCGCTTCGGGAAGCGGATCTCATTGTCAGTTTTTTCACCCGGGATCTTGGAAAACTTCGCGGAGTGGCGCGCCGGGCTCGCAAGCCGGGTAACCGTTTCGGCAGCGGGCTGGAGCGTCTCTCGCACATCCGGATGTACTATTTCCACCGCGAGAACCGCGACCTGGATTCGCTCGATTCCTGCGAACTGATTCACTCGCGGTTCGGCTTGGCGGGTGACTACGAACTCTCGGTGGGAATGGATTTCGTGGCCGAGGTGGCGGATCATCTGCTGCCCGCCGGCGAAGCCAACGAACGCTATTTTCGCCTGCTGCTCGCCGTTACCGGGCGCTTGGCCGGCGGTGACGGCGACTCACGGCGGCGGTTGTGGGAGGCTGTAAATTATTTCACGCTCTGGTCGGTACGGTTGGGCGGCTTTCTGGCTCCCATGGAATTGAGCGACGAGGAACAGGCAATCGCCGAGGAAATGCTTCGGACACCGCTGGATAGGCTGACGCCGCGGGCGTGGTCGCGGCAAACCGCCGCGCGGCTGCGGCGCCAACTGGTGTCGTCCATCGAACAGCACATCGAACGGCGGCTGATCACCACCCAATATCTGGAAACGTTGTAA
- a CDS encoding MFS transporter — protein sequence MLARWIPSLTMMLVSLISYIDRNTLALLSPTILAETGLTVEQYSWVISAFSTAYMIGNPVWGRILDRVGLRLGMAVSVSFWTIASTAHVFASGFSSFAAARIALGFGEGATFPAGLRAAVQSLPVHLRSRGIAISYSGGSLGAIITPIVVTPVAAAWGWRGGFWFTGLVGLAWLVLWAFVSRRPDMREKPQQAAAPAARIPWRDARVWSFMAAYALGAFPLAFVLYQSAIYLSRTFGKSQVEIGAVLWIPPLGWELGYFAWGWLTDRALKGNSRPITAYRWIMGLAMSASLLLAAVPRISSYGGTLAALFVTMFVTCGFIIPPVSYATHVLSARHAGLIAGLGAGSWGAVVALAMPWIGRLFDRGMYAEAFVTVAAFPVVGYGAWWWINRRGE from the coding sequence TTGCTCGCGCGCTGGATTCCATCCCTGACGATGATGCTGGTTTCGCTGATCAGCTACATCGACCGCAATACGCTGGCGCTGCTCTCCCCGACGATCCTGGCCGAGACCGGACTGACGGTGGAGCAATACAGTTGGGTGATCTCCGCATTCTCCACCGCCTATATGATCGGCAATCCCGTATGGGGCCGCATCCTGGACCGAGTAGGGCTGCGGCTGGGGATGGCCGTCTCCGTGAGTTTTTGGACGATCGCTTCGACAGCCCACGTGTTCGCCAGCGGGTTTTCGAGCTTCGCGGCGGCGCGGATCGCGCTCGGGTTCGGCGAGGGCGCAACGTTTCCCGCCGGACTGCGCGCGGCCGTTCAGTCTCTTCCCGTCCACCTTCGCTCGCGCGGCATCGCCATTTCCTACAGCGGCGGGTCTCTCGGCGCGATCATTACGCCGATTGTGGTAACGCCCGTCGCAGCGGCGTGGGGTTGGCGCGGCGGGTTCTGGTTCACCGGACTCGTTGGGCTGGCTTGGCTTGTGCTGTGGGCCTTTGTCAGCCGGCGGCCCGACATGCGCGAGAAGCCGCAACAGGCAGCGGCGCCGGCCGCGCGCATCCCGTGGCGCGACGCGCGGGTTTGGAGCTTCATGGCCGCGTACGCCCTCGGCGCGTTCCCGCTCGCGTTCGTGCTGTATCAGTCGGCCATCTACCTGAGCCGTACCTTCGGAAAATCGCAGGTCGAGATCGGCGCGGTGCTTTGGATCCCGCCGCTCGGATGGGAACTCGGCTACTTCGCATGGGGCTGGCTGACCGACCGCGCGCTCAAGGGGAACTCACGGCCGATCACCGCGTACCGGTGGATCATGGGGCTTGCCATGTCGGCCAGCCTGCTGCTAGCCGCCGTTCCCCGCATCTCGAGTTACGGAGGCACGCTGGCCGCGCTTTTTGTGACGATGTTCGTCACTTGCGGATTCATCATCCCGCCGGTGAGCTACGCCACGCACGTGCTATCGGCCAGACACGCCGGGCTGATCGCGGGGCTCGGCGCGGGATCCTGGGGCGCGGTGGTGGCGTTGGCCATGCCTTGGATCGGGCGCTTGTTCGATCGCGGAATGTACGCCGAGGCATTCGTGACGGTGGCGGCGTTTCCCGTGGTTGGGTACGGCGCGTGGTGGTGGATCAACCGAAGGGGCGAGTAG
- a CDS encoding sulfatase gives MTISRRSFVAAAAAGAVTAQPRRPNILYILMDDLGWPSIGAYGNKLVPTPNLDRLARDGMKFTQAYVTPQCTPTRATLLSGQYTARNRMWHVIPPYGLHWAKMREPRFRDQFPRDAFTLAKGLRSAGYTTACIGKWHLTNGPDGNYAGLRQEAARHYGFDVTSKPAPRPDELRTADKGVDRLTSEAIAFIEENRERPFFCYLPHHTIHGPVVAPESKVAAYRAKGFPEEGLNNANYLAAIEHFDTAVGRLLARLDDLRLRDSTAVFFVSDNGGVARSFQPNPAIPPGGAPIRLEEGWRAFSNEPLRAMKGSAYEGGIRVPMIVRWPGRVRPGSVCDTPVHIVDTMPTLFAMAGARAPEGYVQDGADIGPLLAGRRMPERALYWYMPFYDLRWGATPSAVIREGRYKLIESFGDYVDLDTREYVPKPRIELFDLDADRGERIDLAARQPARARAMQAKLRQWIAASGAEVPGPNPHYDPKRALEEARGFPPWSE, from the coding sequence ATGACGATTTCGCGGCGAAGCTTCGTAGCCGCAGCGGCGGCCGGCGCGGTTACCGCCCAGCCGCGGCGGCCCAACATCCTCTACATCCTCATGGACGATCTCGGCTGGCCCTCCATCGGCGCCTACGGCAACAAGCTCGTGCCCACGCCGAACCTTGATCGCCTCGCCCGCGACGGCATGAAATTCACGCAGGCCTACGTCACGCCGCAGTGCACGCCCACTCGCGCGACGCTTCTCTCCGGCCAATACACCGCGCGCAACCGGATGTGGCACGTGATCCCGCCCTACGGCCTGCACTGGGCCAAGATGCGCGAGCCGCGGTTTCGCGACCAGTTCCCGCGCGACGCCTTCACCCTCGCCAAGGGCCTGAGGTCCGCCGGCTACACCACCGCCTGCATCGGCAAGTGGCACCTCACCAACGGTCCCGACGGGAACTACGCCGGCCTCCGCCAGGAGGCGGCGCGTCACTACGGATTCGACGTCACCTCGAAGCCCGCTCCGCGCCCCGACGAATTGCGCACCGCGGACAAGGGCGTCGACCGGCTCACCAGCGAAGCGATCGCGTTCATCGAGGAGAATCGGGAGCGCCCGTTCTTCTGTTACCTCCCCCACCACACCATTCACGGCCCTGTCGTCGCCCCGGAGTCGAAGGTGGCCGCGTACCGGGCGAAGGGGTTCCCGGAAGAAGGGCTCAACAACGCGAACTATCTGGCCGCCATCGAGCATTTTGATACGGCCGTTGGCCGGCTCCTCGCGCGGCTCGACGATCTTCGGCTGCGCGACTCGACGGCGGTATTCTTCGTGTCTGACAACGGCGGCGTCGCCCGCAGCTTTCAGCCCAATCCGGCGATTCCGCCCGGCGGCGCGCCGATCCGCCTCGAAGAGGGCTGGCGGGCGTTTTCGAATGAGCCCCTGCGCGCGATGAAGGGCTCGGCGTATGAGGGCGGCATTCGTGTGCCCATGATCGTCCGCTGGCCTGGGCGGGTTCGGCCCGGTTCCGTGTGCGACACCCCGGTCCACATCGTCGACACGATGCCGACGCTGTTCGCGATGGCCGGCGCGCGCGCGCCGGAAGGCTATGTTCAGGACGGCGCCGATATCGGTCCGCTGCTCGCCGGCCGGCGAATGCCGGAACGGGCGCTCTATTGGTACATGCCGTTCTACGATCTGCGCTGGGGGGCCACGCCCTCCGCCGTCATTCGCGAAGGCCGATACAAGTTGATCGAGTCCTTCGGCGACTATGTCGACCTCGATACCCGCGAGTATGTTCCGAAACCGCGGATCGAGTTATTCGATCTCGACGCGGACCGCGGCGAGCGCATCGACCTCGCCGCCCGGCAGCCGGCACGGGCGCGGGCGATGCAGGCCAAGCTGCGCCAATGGATCGCCGCCAGCGGGGCCGAAGTTCCCGGACCGAATCCCCACTACGATCCGAAACGGGCGCTCGAGGAGGCGCGCGGATTTCCTCCCTGGAGCGAATAG